The Sulfurihydrogenibium azorense Az-Fu1 genome contains the following window.
CTGTGAAGAATTCCTGTGGAAGTCCTATTTTTAAACCTTTTACATCTTTCTTTATCTCTTCTAAAAAGTTTGGCAGTGGAATGTCTTTTGAAGTTGAGTCTCTACTGTCTTTTCCAGATATTACGTTCATGATTAAAGCTGTATCTTCCACATACCTTGAGAAGGGTCCAATCTGGTCTAAAGATGAAGCAAATGCAACAAGTCCGTACCTTGAAACTCTACCGTAAGTTGGTTTTAATCCTACTATTCCACAGAATGCAGCTGGCTGTCTGATAGACCCTCCAGTATCAGAACCTAAAGACAGAGGAACTGCTCCAGCTGCAACAACAGCTGCAGAACCTCCAGATGAACCTCCCGGAACTCTTTCTAAATCCCATGGGTTTTTAGTTGTAAAAAAGGCTGAGTTTTCTGTAGATGAACCCATTGCAAATTCATCAAGGTTAGTTTTTCCTGTTATTATATAGCCTTGACTGTTTAACCTTTCTATTACAGTAGCATCGTAAACAGGAACAAAGTTTTCAAGGATTTTAGAAGCACATGTTGTTTTTATTCCTTTTGTTGATATGTTATCTTTTATTGCTATTGGCACTGCGAAAAGGTCTGGAATGTTATCTAACTTGGTTATCTCTTGGTCTTTCTCTTTAGCCTGTTTTATAGCTAACTCTTCTAAATCTGTGATGTAGGCGTTTATCTTAGGTTCTACCTGTTTTTTTCTTTCTATAAATGATTGGACTACTTCAGATGGTTTTATCTCTTTTTTCTTTATAAGGTTTGATATTTCTACAGCTGACTTTTTCCAAAGCTCCATTATAACTCTCCTGCTTCTTCTTCTGATGTAGGTTTTTCCCTTGGAACAAGGTTATCAAAGTACTCTTTATACCTTAAATCAGGAGTTTCTTCGTAAAGCTCCCTTTCTTTTGCGTGCTGTATACAAAGGGTTGTCCAAGGTACAGCTTCTAATCTTTCTTCTTCTATTTCTTTTCCGCAAACCTCACAAATTCCGTATGTTCCATTTTTTATTCTTTCTAAAGCTTCGTCTATAGCTTTTATTATCTCTATCTCTATATCAGATAACTCTCCTAAAATTTCTTCTGTTATATCTATAAGAGCGTATTCATCTATATCTCTTGGTTCAGTAGCCTGTTCTGTTAGGACTTTTTGAGTCTCTTCTTTTTTTAAGTATCTTTCTAAAATTTGATTTCTTTTCTTTAAAAGAAGTCTTTCATACTTTTTTAATTTCTCTTTTTCCATTGTAATCTCCGTAATTTTTTGATGTTATAATAATTTTACCATAAAGATAATAAGGAGTTTTTAGTGATACTTATTTATATACCTCTTTTTATCTTAGGCTTTGTATCTGGAGTTTTATACTTTTGGCATATGTGGAAAAGTATAGGAAGTTATGGAGCTGCTAAGAATAAAATCCTTATGAGTATGGTTTTTAGAGTCCCAATACCTATAGGAGCTGCACTTGTTGGTTATTTGATAGGAAAGTTTGAAGGTGTAATAGCTGTTTTACTAGGTTTTACTACTTTTCAAGTTATTTTTTTAGTAAAAAAAGGTCAGCAGCTGAAAAAACAGCTTGAGGAAGAACTTGAGGAAGAAAATAAAATATCTAAGGAATAAATTAGTAGAAAAAATATCTAATATTGATACAGCTCTTATAGGTTTTTTAGAAAATTTTGACAGACTTATCCACCTTTTTTTAGCGGTTTTGATAGTTGTTGTGTCTTTGGCTATATTTATTTGGTTTGTCCACGACTTTATAGGACTGATAAAAAATGTAGTAGAGTTTAAAAGGAATATAAGTGGTAGTGCACTTAGGCTTTTTGGTACAGCTATACTTCTTTGGCCTTTGTCTTCCCTTTTAAGAGCTGAGATAAATCTAATAAAAGGAGAAAAAATCTCTTTAAATCTCTTCGTAGATACTGCTATAGCTGGGACAATTAGGTCAGTTTTGATTTCTACAGCAGAAGGAGAAGAGTTAAAGGAAACTTACTATTACATCATAGCTTTACTTGTGTTTGCAGTGGTAAGACTGATAGTTGTTTATACAGAAAAGTTAGAAAAATCTCAAAAAGAAGGGGAAAAAGGTGGAGCTTAACTTTTATGAAGTTATAAAAATTTTTGCAATTTTTATCTTAGGTGTATCCATAGGTAGTTTTTTAAACGTAGTAATATACAGAATGCCAAGAGACCTTTCTATCGTTTACCCTCCTTCTTCCTGCCCTGTATGTAAAAATCGGATAAAGTGGTATGACAACATCCCTATCATATCCTACCTGATTCTTAAAGGTAAGTGTAGATTTTGTAAAACTTCTATACCTGTAAGGTATCCTTTAGTAGAGTTGATGACAGGATGTGCAGCTGTTTTATCTTACTTAAAGTTTGGCTTTAGTGTAGACTTTGTATTTGCTTTTTACTTTTTATGTTCTATGATTGCCCTTTCTTTTATAGATTTTGACTTTAAGATTATTCCAGATGAGATAAACTATCTTGGTCTTTTATCCGGTTTTGTGTATGCAGGAATGAAAAGCTATCAATCTTCTTCTTTTGAACCTTTGATAAATGCTATTATCGGAGCTTTAGTTGGGTCAGGATTTTTATTTTTAATAGCTTACCTTTACTTAAAATTTAGAAATATAGAAGGACTTGGAATGGGTGATGTGAAGCTCCTTGCTTTTATAGGTAGTTATACTGGGTGGTTTGGAGCTTTATTTACCATATTTTTTGGGTCTATTTTAGGACTTTTAGCATCACTTTACTTTATGAAAAAAGAAAAAGATAATAACCTTATGAAACTTGAGATACCTTTTGGACCTTTTTTAGCATTGGCAGGTAGTGTGTACCTGTTTTTTGGAGAAAAGATATACAACTTCTACTTTGGGGGATTCTAATTGTGTTTGAAGTAAAGTATAAGGTCTGGATAGAAAAAGATGGAGAGATTATCATAGGTCTTGGTAGAGATGAACTTTTGAGGGAGATTGAGAAGACAGGCTCTATAAAAAAGTCAGCTGAAAATATTGGTATATCCTATAGAAAAGCTCTTTACTACATTGATGCAATGGAAAAAAGGTATGGGAAAAAGATAGTTGAAAGTGTAAGAGGTGGTTATGGTGGTGGTGGGTCAAAACTTACAGAAGAAGGAAAAAAACTTTTAAAAGAGTTTGAAAAAGTTGTAAAAGAGTTTGAAAAAGCAAAAGAAAATGCAGAAAAAGGGTTAAATCTTGAATGAAACTTTAGTAGATAGAAGAAAAAAATACTTTGCCAGTCTTTTTTCTATTTTTATATGGTTTGCTGTACTGATACTGCTAAGAGTTCCTTTAAATCCAAACTTTTCCTTTTTTTCTCCAGCTTTTTTAGTAATACTACTTACGGCTTTTATTCCATCTTTACTAATTTTTAAAAAAAAGTCTAACTACAACTTAACTTTGATTTTAGCTTACATTCCTGCTTTAGTAGGATTTATAACATCTATTATTTTTAACAACAGTGTTTATTTTCTAATATCCTTTCCTATATTTTTACTTGGCTACATAATAATCTTTCCCAAGAGGTAGAAGATGGATTATCTAAAGGTTGTAGAGGAGTTGAAAAAAGAGGGTAAAAAGATTGTTTTTACAAACGGATGTTTTGATATAATTCACGCAGGGCATGTTGATTACCTTGAAAAGGCAAAGTCTTTAGGAAATTTTTTAATAGTAGGACTAAACAGTGATGAGTCTGTAAGAAGATTGAAAGGAAAAGACAGGCCTATAAACCCTCAGGACCAGAGAAAAAAAGTTTTATCAGCTTTAAAACCTGTAGATTTAGTTATAATCTTTGAAGAGGACACCCCTGAGAGACTTATAAAAGAGATAAGACCAGATGTTCTTGTAAAAGGTGGAGACTGGAAAATAGAAAATATAGTAGGAGCTGATTTTGTAAAATCTTACGGAGGACAGGTCTTTACTATAGACTTTGTTTACGATACATCAACATCAAAGATAATAAGTAAGATTAGGAGTTTGTAAGTGGATGAGAATATCTTTTTAAAAGCTAAAGAGGTTATAAAGCAGGCAGATAGTGTTTTAATTACCGCAGGAGCTGGAATGGGAGTTGATTCTGGACTTCCTGATTTTAGAGGTAAAGAGGGATTTTGGAGAGCATACCCTTACGCAAAAAAGTTAGGCTTAAACTTTCAAGATTTGGCAAATCCAAGGTGGTTTATAGAAAATCCAAGATTAGCTTGGGCTTTTTATGGACACAGACTGAACTTGTATAGAAACACACAACCCCACGAAGGATTTTACATTTTAAAAAATTTAGTAGAAAGTAAAAATAACAACTACTTTATATTTACATCTAACGTAGATGGACAGTTTCAGAAAGCTGGTTTTGATGAAAAGAAGATAGTTGAGATACACGGAAGTATTCACTACCTACAGTGTATTTTACCTTGTCGTGATGAGATATGGCCTGCTGATAGTACTCAAGTAAAGGTAGATATGGAAAACTTCCAAGCCTTAGACCCTCTTCCTACTTGTAAAAACTGTGGTA
Protein-coding sequences here:
- the rfaE2 gene encoding D-glycero-beta-D-manno-heptose 1-phosphate adenylyltransferase, which codes for MDYLKVVEELKKEGKKIVFTNGCFDIIHAGHVDYLEKAKSLGNFLIVGLNSDESVRRLKGKDRPINPQDQRKKVLSALKPVDLVIIFEEDTPERLIKEIRPDVLVKGGDWKIENIVGADFVKSYGGQVFTIDFVYDTSTSKIISKIRSL
- a CDS encoding ATP synthase subunit I translates to MILIYIPLFILGFVSGVLYFWHMWKSIGSYGAAKNKILMSMVFRVPIPIGAALVGYLIGKFEGVIAVLLGFTTFQVIFLVKKGQQLKKQLEEELEEENKISKE
- the gatA gene encoding Asp-tRNA(Asn)/Glu-tRNA(Gln) amidotransferase subunit GatA, whose protein sequence is MELWKKSAVEISNLIKKKEIKPSEVVQSFIERKKQVEPKINAYITDLEELAIKQAKEKDQEITKLDNIPDLFAVPIAIKDNISTKGIKTTCASKILENFVPVYDATVIERLNSQGYIITGKTNLDEFAMGSSTENSAFFTTKNPWDLERVPGGSSGGSAAVVAAGAVPLSLGSDTGGSIRQPAAFCGIVGLKPTYGRVSRYGLVAFASSLDQIGPFSRYVEDTALIMNVISGKDSRDSTSKDIPLPNFLEEIKKDVKGLKIGLPQEFFTEELNPQIKEIILNAVKQLEKEGMSVEWISLPYSKYAIETYYIIAPSEASSNLARFDGVRYGYRTKDYKDLEEMYSKTRDEGFGQEVKRRIMVGTYALSSGYYDAYYLKAQKVRTLIYQDYMKAFEKVDVIITPTTPDVAFKIGEKSNDPIQMYLSDIFTVSINMATLPAVSIPCGFKDNLPVGMQIIGKPFDESTILKVAYRWQSIYRFYEKVPME
- a CDS encoding prepilin peptidase: MELNFYEVIKIFAIFILGVSIGSFLNVVIYRMPRDLSIVYPPSSCPVCKNRIKWYDNIPIISYLILKGKCRFCKTSIPVRYPLVELMTGCAAVLSYLKFGFSVDFVFAFYFLCSMIALSFIDFDFKIIPDEINYLGLLSGFVYAGMKSYQSSSFEPLINAIIGALVGSGFLFLIAYLYLKFRNIEGLGMGDVKLLAFIGSYTGWFGALFTIFFGSILGLLASLYFMKKEKDNNLMKLEIPFGPFLALAGSVYLFFGEKIYNFYFGGF
- a CDS encoding winged helix-turn-helix domain-containing protein, with translation MFEVKYKVWIEKDGEIIIGLGRDELLREIEKTGSIKKSAENIGISYRKALYYIDAMEKRYGKKIVESVRGGYGGGGSKLTEEGKKLLKEFEKVVKEFEKAKENAEKGLNLE
- a CDS encoding SIR2 family NAD-dependent protein deacylase codes for the protein MDENIFLKAKEVIKQADSVLITAGAGMGVDSGLPDFRGKEGFWRAYPYAKKLGLNFQDLANPRWFIENPRLAWAFYGHRLNLYRNTQPHEGFYILKNLVESKNNNYFIFTSNVDGQFQKAGFDEKKIVEIHGSIHYLQCILPCRDEIWPADSTQVKVDMENFQALDPLPTCKNCGRVARPNILMFNDFSWIPIRTESQEFRFNLWLEKVIDLNKKLVIIEIGAGKAVPTVRLTSERIAKLTNGFLIRINPRDYDVPKNINAISIPTGGLEGLRKIFSQFLCDII
- a CDS encoding TraR/DksA family transcriptional regulator, giving the protein MEKEKLKKYERLLLKKRNQILERYLKKEETQKVLTEQATEPRDIDEYALIDITEEILGELSDIEIEIIKAIDEALERIKNGTYGICEVCGKEIEEERLEAVPWTTLCIQHAKERELYEETPDLRYKEYFDNLVPREKPTSEEEAGEL
- a CDS encoding phosphate-starvation-inducible PsiE family protein gives rise to the protein MRKKIKYLRNKLVEKISNIDTALIGFLENFDRLIHLFLAVLIVVVSLAIFIWFVHDFIGLIKNVVEFKRNISGSALRLFGTAILLWPLSSLLRAEINLIKGEKISLNLFVDTAIAGTIRSVLISTAEGEELKETYYYIIALLVFAVVRLIVVYTEKLEKSQKEGEKGGA